A genomic segment from Malus domestica chromosome 05, GDT2T_hap1 encodes:
- the LOC103434995 gene encoding protein BIIDXI: MGRSSTLHKWVLPTLLLLGHLAAEISADDGPVPNGDFELTPSGGFSNDGAVDGPAGIPSWKANGTVELVESGQKQGGMILIVPQGRHAVRLGNDAEISQQVKVEKGSIYSVTFSAARTCAQLESLNVSVPPASQTIDLQTLYNVQGWDPYAWAFEAEEDDAMLVFRNPGMEDDPTCGPIIDDVAMKKLFTPDRPKDNAVINGDFEEGPWMFPNISLGVLLPTNLDEETSSLPGWIVESNRAVRYIDSYHYAVPQGKRAIELVSGKEGIISQMVETSPNKPYTLTFSLGHANDKCKQPLGIMAFAGDQAQNVHYTPNSNSTFQTAGVNFTAKAERTRIAFYSVYYNTRTDDMSSLCGPVVDDVRVWFSGSWRNGLGGSGRVALGLAFWAFVWVLV, encoded by the exons ATGGGTCGGAGCTCCACATTACACAAATGGGTCTTACCGACGCTGCTTCTTCTCGGTCATTTGGCTGCTGAAATTTCAGCAGATGACG GGCCGGTGCCAAACGGAGATTTTGAACTGACCCCATCAGGCGGCTTTTCAAACGACGGTGCTGTGGACGGGCCCGCCGGGATCCCCAGCTGGAAAGCAAACGGCACCGTCGAGCTTGTCGAATCCGGGCAGAAACAGGGTGGGATGATCCTCATCGTACCGCAAGGTAGACACGCGGTGAGGCTCGGAAACGACGCCGAAATAAGCCAGCAAGTGAAGGTGGAGAAAGGGTCGATATACTCGGTGACTTTCAGCGCGGCCCGCACGTGCGCACAGCTGGAGTCGCTGAACGTGTCCGTGCCACCTGCGTCGCAGACGATAGACCTTCAGACCTTGTACAACGTGCAGGGGTGGGACCCCTACGCGTGGGCCTTCGAGGcggaggaggatgatgcgatGTTGGTCTTCAGGAATCCCGGCATGGAGGATGACCCCACTTGTGGGCCCATCATTGATGACGTTGCTATGAAGAAACTCTTTACCCCTGATAGGCCCAAAG ACAACGCAGTGATCAATGGTGATTTTGAGGAAGGTCCATGGATGTTTCCAAACATCTCACTCGGAGTCCTGCTCCCAACCAACCTCGACGAAGAAACTTCTTCCTTACCCGGTTGGATCGTCGAGTCCAACCGGGCTGTTAGGTACATAGACTCGTACCATTACGCAGTGCCACAAGGCAAACGGGCCATTGAATTGGTATCTGGAAAAGAAGGCATCATATCTCAAATGGTTGAAACTTCACCAAACAAGCCCTACACCTTGACCTTCTCATTAGGCCATGCTAATGACAAATGCAAGCAGCCTCTCGGCATCATGGCATTCGCCGGAGACCAGGCGCAAAACGTCCATTACACACCGAATTCCAACAGCACGTTCCAAACCGCCGGCGTGAATTTCACGGCCAAGGCTGAGAGGACAAGGATTGCATTCTACAGTGTGTATTACAACACCAGGACTGATGACATGAGCTCACTCTGTGGGCCTGTGGTGGATGATGTCCGGGTTTGGTTTTCCGGGTCATGGAGAAATGGGCTCGGTGGGTCGGGCCGGGTGGCACTTGGGCTTGCTTTCTGGGCTTTTGTGTGGGTTTTGGTTTAG